From Eriocheir sinensis breed Jianghai 21 chromosome 37, ASM2467909v1, whole genome shotgun sequence, one genomic window encodes:
- the LOC127008072 gene encoding intraflagellar transport protein 25 homolog, translated as MVEAKVVYASSHDPSFPPAAILDGRPDTFWASTGLYPQVVVVTLPGVTSVESLSILAYNVRRVVVARSVKSLPTDFEDVVEKELPQVDGKLQNSVLSEQVTAAHLRLTITEGHGHFCSLHKVTVVGSSGGQPEQGSAKITAIVSSPKMQQQSPTRVRPKVIPVRRSGPEMDGGMDLTVAPDLTPTDVDEF; from the exons ATGGTGGAGGCGAAGGTGGTTTACGCCTCCAGCCacgacccttccttcccccccgcgGCCATCCTCGACGG GCGTCCGGACACGTTCTGGGCCTCGACCGGACTGTATCCTCAGGTTGTAGTAGTGACCTTGCCGGGCGTCACCTCCGTGGAGTCCTTGTCTATCTTGGCGTACAATG ttCGCCGCGTGGTCGTTGCTCGCAGCGTCAAAAGTCTTCCCACCGACTTCGAAGATGTTGTGGAAAAGG AACTGCCGCAGGTCGATGGCAAACTGCAAAATTCCGTGTTGTCCGAACAGGTGACGGCGGCCCACCTCAGGCTGACCATCACTGAAG GTCATGGCCACTTCTGTTCACTGCAcaaggtgacggtggtggggtcAAGCGGTGGTCAGCCAGAGCAGGGGTCAGCCAAGATCACTGCTATTGTGAGCAGCCCAAAGATGCAACAACAATCACCAACTCGG gTCAGGCCTAAGGTCATTCCCGTGCGGAGGTCAGGGCCGGAGATGGACGGGGGAATGGATCTCACGGTAGCTCCTGACCTCACCCCCACCGACGTGGACGAGTTCTGA